Part of the Dysgonomonas mossii genome, CGCTATCTGATAAAATGCTGTAATGGAATAAATAGGCTTCATACAGTGTTCTATTTGTGATTTTCTATTTAAAGAATTGCTTTGCTGTCTCCATGCAGGCAAATGAAGTAAAGCGATCAATAGGATTGTTATATATTTCATTGTCTAGTCTTATATAAGACAAACGCCCAAAGAATCTTCGAGCGTTTGTCGGGTTGTTACTATTCAACTTCTTCATTCCACAGCTCAACGTCCGTTGGAGCAGTTACGTAAGCACAAATCATATTTACCCAAGTAACTATGTATGAGATTATCATCATTGTCATCATGCTATTCCGTTTCAGTTGGTAATTCTTCCTCGTCACCCCGGTCATTTTGGAAAGAAAATGTCTTTTGCACTACCTGTCCGTGGCTATCTTCGATGTACACATCTACGACTTGTTGGTCAGTAGAATGAGAAGTGTAATACATTCGAAACGTTTCCTTTTCCAAAAGATATAAATCGTTTGGTAGAAGTATAGTGCCATTATCGAGTTGTAATTGACCTTTGCCATCTACTTGAAAATAGCGAATGTAGAATTTAGTGTCTTGGAAGTTCCCTTCCTTTACAATCTGTGCACGGATCTCCGCCACCTCTCCCTGAACGATTTTTTTCTGAACTGGCATACAAACCAGATCAAATGCGTAAACCTTATTAATATCCATATCGCTACTACAGGCTAAGGCCAGCA contains:
- a CDS encoding DUF3872 domain-containing protein → MMKRIKTFFGITAWLAAIMLLALACSSDMDINKVYAFDLVCMPVQKKIVQGEVAEIRAQIVKEGNFQDTKFYIRYFQVDGKGQLQLDNGTILLPNDLYLLEKETFRMYYTSHSTDQQVVDVYIEDSHGQVVQKTFSFQNDRGDEEELPTETE